In Carassius carassius chromosome 5, fCarCar2.1, whole genome shotgun sequence, one genomic interval encodes:
- the LOC132140218 gene encoding cystatin-A-like, whose amino-acid sequence MSMCGGWSDIKLFDPEVKRICFEVRPMIEKMVGTDFKIFIPLVWSSQVVAGTNYMFKVLVDVDGDGVCVHALIFQPLPCSEKELSVMKIQCHKSIDDPLIPPEHLQK is encoded by the exons ATGTCAATGTGTGGAGGCTGGAGCGACATTAAACTGTTCGATCCAGAGGTGAAAAGGATTTGCTTTGAG GTGAGGCCAATGATAGAGAAGATGGTTGGAactgattttaagattttcattCCTCTGGTCTGGTCTTCTCAGGTTGTGGCAGGAACAAATTACATGTTCAAg gtgcTGGTTGATGTAGATGGGGATGGAGTGTGTGTTCACGCGTTGATATTTCAGCCTCTTCCCTGTTCTGAAAAGGAACTGAGTGTGATGAAAATCCAGTGCCACAAATCCATTGATGACCCACTGATTCCTCCTGAACACTTACAGAAATAG